In Candidatus Zymogenaceae bacterium, one genomic interval encodes:
- a CDS encoding alpha/beta hydrolase, with protein sequence MSIEHRFLFFPESHIYYTPDQFGLAYEDITYSTDDNEAINAWYVPASQDAPVLIFCHGNAGNISHRLPNIRLLASWGISSFIFDYRGFGRSTGDITEEGMYLDALGAYRYLTEDRGVDPARLVPFGRSMGGPVAVDLATRVNVPCLVVESTFTQLSDLVESVYPNMGLESHLTMVFDAQNKIGEVGCPTLFIHGDSDDIVDYRLGRALFEKAKEPKRFYTIPGALHNDTFDVGGEEYFRILTDFITQHAS encoded by the coding sequence ATGTCTATAGAACACCGCTTCCTCTTCTTTCCCGAATCCCACATATACTACACCCCGGACCAATTCGGCCTCGCGTATGAGGATATCACCTACTCGACCGATGACAATGAAGCCATCAATGCGTGGTATGTCCCGGCGTCACAGGACGCGCCCGTATTGATCTTTTGTCACGGAAACGCGGGCAATATCTCCCATCGTCTCCCCAACATCCGACTTTTGGCCTCCTGGGGGATTTCCTCTTTCATATTCGATTATCGGGGATTCGGCAGAAGCACAGGCGACATCACCGAGGAGGGGATGTACCTGGACGCCCTGGGGGCGTATCGTTATCTGACGGAAGATCGGGGAGTTGATCCCGCACGCCTCGTTCCCTTCGGCCGGTCGATGGGTGGTCCCGTGGCCGTGGACCTGGCAACGAGGGTGAATGTCCCGTGCCTGGTGGTGGAATCCACCTTCACGCAGCTTTCCGACCTGGTTGAAAGCGTGTACCCGAACATGGGACTGGAATCACACCTGACGATGGTTTTCGACGCACAAAATAAGATAGGAGAGGTCGGGTGCCCGACGCTCTTCATCCATGGAGATTCGGACGACATCGTGGACTACCGATTGGGCCGTGCCCTCTTCGAGAAAGCGAAGGAACCCAAGCGGTTCTACACCATCCCGGGGGCACTTCACAACGATACGTTCGATGTGGGCGGTGAGGAGTATTTCAGGATCCTCACCGATTTTATCACACAACACGCATCATGA